From Streptomyces sp. TLI_105, the proteins below share one genomic window:
- a CDS encoding FtsX-like permease family protein: MNAFVLGMRLLWGSGRRARVRFLLMALGSALGVACLAAALTIPAIIAANDARVTSRAISSGANKNAVYQEFLDPYGSQPLRRVFIGHRGVGPLPVPPGIKALPRAGEAIVSPKLGEILAAHPRAAGLVPGRVIGTISPEGLGGPDELYAYIGTDADELSGATSLGHFGDTYARHEVIDPSTLDILRFTLGCIVLLPLVIFLSVCARLSGESRARRLAALRLVGLSVRDTLRVNAGESVVAAFVGAVVGLIGYLGINEVMAWVGLPGLRWYPADGRPDGTTIAVCLLGCPALAWVVGQFSARRAAQSPISVRRTGERKPPKKYGTLLLIPGLGIISGYCLLDAMGRNPSGGSAGAVLVPGAVLMTGAGLVFGLAPITAWLSRRLAGMSQSLPLSLAMRRTEVDPGSALRVVTGLVLLVFGASLTQGVLIELDQVSRRTAPVQEYSLPAAELSMRQRAEMTTLRGVQAHGLAAQSWVGSLEGKPSSVQAVFATCAQLAAFTETTHGCIDNKVLRITDPTFPVDEDARPGSNFPFLLSNGRKLRVSLPQEAVTVRTYQPSEFGGPSLLIPPSLLPQGTQLADAHFVLVSPSDPSTIRSVLDGIGAIAPTVSVEPVGIVIDSLAQLTVIRSLLVVGMVLGLVIGVAAFVVSVADRAMERRGQVTALVLLGARAGTLRVVQVVQVVLPLVVGLGAAIVTGWLAESSYLITGGGDVHWDWDGLPLLFASALGVVLAAAVASVPMVRRHIDPEHIRRD; this comes from the coding sequence GTGAACGCCTTCGTCCTCGGCATGCGTCTGCTGTGGGGAAGTGGCCGCAGGGCTCGGGTCCGCTTCCTCCTGATGGCGCTCGGATCCGCACTCGGGGTCGCCTGCCTGGCCGCCGCACTCACCATTCCGGCGATCATCGCCGCCAATGACGCTCGGGTGACGAGTCGCGCCATTTCCTCGGGCGCGAACAAGAATGCCGTCTACCAGGAGTTCCTGGACCCTTACGGCTCCCAACCACTGCGGCGCGTCTTCATCGGTCACAGAGGTGTCGGCCCACTGCCCGTTCCTCCGGGAATCAAGGCACTCCCCCGTGCGGGCGAAGCAATCGTTTCGCCGAAGCTGGGCGAGATCCTGGCAGCCCATCCCCGCGCCGCAGGACTTGTGCCCGGTCGCGTGATCGGCACCATTTCGCCGGAGGGGTTGGGCGGGCCGGACGAGCTGTACGCCTACATCGGCACCGACGCCGATGAACTGAGCGGGGCGACATCACTCGGCCACTTCGGCGACACGTACGCGCGGCATGAGGTCATCGATCCCTCCACCCTGGACATCCTGCGGTTCACTCTCGGCTGCATCGTGTTGCTCCCGCTCGTCATCTTCCTCTCCGTCTGCGCCCGGCTCTCCGGGGAATCACGTGCGCGTCGCCTCGCCGCACTCCGGCTCGTCGGCCTCAGCGTGCGGGACACCCTGCGGGTCAATGCCGGAGAGAGCGTGGTCGCCGCCTTCGTCGGGGCTGTGGTCGGGCTCATCGGCTATCTCGGGATCAATGAAGTCATGGCGTGGGTCGGGCTGCCCGGCTTGCGCTGGTACCCGGCCGATGGGCGGCCGGACGGGACGACCATCGCCGTGTGTCTGCTGGGGTGCCCGGCCCTCGCCTGGGTCGTGGGGCAGTTCAGTGCACGGCGAGCGGCCCAGTCACCCATCAGCGTGCGCCGGACCGGCGAGCGCAAGCCTCCGAAGAAGTACGGGACGCTGCTGCTGATCCCCGGGCTCGGAATCATCAGCGGATACTGCCTGCTCGACGCGATGGGACGGAACCCGTCAGGCGGATCGGCCGGCGCCGTGCTGGTTCCCGGCGCTGTGCTGATGACCGGGGCAGGGCTCGTGTTCGGCCTGGCACCGATCACGGCATGGCTCTCTCGTCGCCTGGCGGGAATGTCGCAATCGCTGCCACTGTCGCTCGCCATGCGGCGCACGGAGGTCGACCCGGGGAGCGCCCTGCGGGTGGTCACCGGGCTCGTACTGCTGGTATTCGGCGCCTCGCTCACGCAGGGGGTGCTCATCGAGTTGGATCAGGTCAGTCGGCGAACGGCCCCGGTCCAGGAGTACAGCCTTCCGGCAGCAGAGCTGAGTATGCGACAGCGCGCAGAGATGACCACATTGAGGGGAGTGCAGGCCCATGGCCTGGCCGCCCAGTCATGGGTGGGCAGCCTGGAGGGGAAGCCCTCCAGCGTCCAAGCAGTCTTTGCTACATGCGCTCAATTGGCTGCCTTCACTGAGACAACGCATGGATGCATCGACAATAAGGTGCTAAGGATTACGGATCCCACGTTCCCCGTTGATGAGGATGCCCGTCCCGGCAGCAACTTCCCGTTCCTGCTCAGCAACGGGCGGAAACTGCGCGTCTCCCTGCCCCAAGAAGCTGTAACGGTTCGGACATACCAACCCTCAGAGTTCGGCGGACCAAGCCTCCTCATCCCCCCCTCACTGCTCCCCCAAGGCACCCAGCTCGCAGACGCCCACTTCGTTCTCGTCAGTCCTTCCGACCCCTCCACCATCCGCTCCGTCCTCGACGGCATCGGGGCCATCGCCCCCACCGTTTCCGTCGAGCCCGTGGGGATCGTCATCGACTCGCTCGCTCAGTTGACCGTCATCCGGAGTCTGCTGGTCGTCGGGATGGTGCTCGGGCTGGTGATCGGGGTGGCCGCGTTCGTCGTGTCCGTGGCTGATCGGGCCATGGAGCGGCGTGGGCAGGTCACCGCGCTTGTCTTGTTGGGGGCTCGGGCGGGGACGTTGCGGGTGGTGCAGGTGGTGCAGGTGGTGTTGCCGTTGGTGGTGGGGTTGGGGGCCGCCATCGTCACCGGGTGGCTCGCCGAGTCCAGTTACCTGATCACCGGAGGAGGGGACGTGCACTGGGACTGGGACGGGTTGCCCTTGTTGTTCGCCTCCGCGCTGGGGGTCGTGCTCGCCGCCGCGGTCGCCTCCGTTCCCATGGTGCGGCGGCACATCGATCCCGAGCACATTCGGCGCGATTAG
- a CDS encoding DUF4287 domain-containing protein has protein sequence MPENAVKGPASYFPSIEKKYGRPVSEWLEVVRASPLTKHMELVSWLKAEYGLGHGHANALVAHVRAGGW, from the coding sequence GTGCCCGAGAACGCCGTCAAAGGTCCCGCCAGCTACTTCCCCTCCATCGAGAAGAAGTACGGGCGGCCCGTCTCCGAGTGGCTCGAGGTCGTCCGGGCCTCGCCGCTCACCAAGCACATGGAGCTCGTCTCCTGGCTGAAGGCCGAGTACGGGCTGGGCCACGGGCACGCGAACGCGCTCGTGGCCCATGTCCGTGCCGGCGGGTGGTAA
- a CDS encoding MFS transporter: protein MPRTPSTSTAAPTPEHTPSPSDSAFKGLPSTVWTIFAGTIVNRLGYLVTPFLVFFLASRGVTGGDTSYVLGALGAGNLIGPAVGGILADRIGRRPTMLIGLIGAAAAQGALFLAPGVWTMAGSALLISAAGSTVSPAAYALLADAVDSERRQRAYALFGWGVNIGTAVAGVLGGYLAAQGYWLLFAVDAGSMLLYAAVVAIRLREPQRSAPTGPAKDGIGYGVVFRDRLALLLLPLFGVQLFVYSLTEVALPLAVRDSGLSPAVYGAMAAVNAIMVVALQPFATAWLARLPQLAVQSAGSGLIAVGVALTGLADSVAGYTLSVIVWSLGEVVVAGIAAGIFANLAPAHARGRYQGAFSWTWGVARFGALTLGVTTYTTLSPSALWWTALVAGTATAATTLSLRTRVEARTKTHTLAA from the coding sequence ATGCCTCGAACGCCCAGCACCTCCACAGCGGCCCCCACCCCCGAACACACCCCCTCTCCCTCCGACTCGGCCTTCAAGGGCCTCCCGTCGACGGTCTGGACGATCTTCGCGGGAACGATCGTCAACCGTCTCGGCTACCTCGTCACGCCGTTCCTGGTCTTCTTCCTCGCCTCGCGGGGAGTGACCGGCGGGGACACCTCGTACGTGCTCGGCGCGCTCGGAGCGGGCAACCTGATCGGCCCCGCGGTGGGCGGCATCCTCGCCGACCGCATCGGCCGTCGCCCCACGATGCTGATCGGCCTGATCGGCGCGGCGGCGGCGCAGGGAGCGCTCTTCCTGGCGCCGGGGGTGTGGACGATGGCGGGGTCGGCGCTGCTGATCAGCGCGGCCGGCAGCACGGTCTCCCCGGCGGCGTACGCCCTGCTGGCCGACGCCGTGGACAGCGAACGGCGGCAGCGTGCGTACGCGCTCTTCGGCTGGGGCGTGAACATCGGCACCGCCGTGGCGGGAGTCCTGGGCGGCTACCTCGCGGCGCAGGGGTACTGGCTGCTGTTCGCGGTCGACGCGGGCTCGATGCTGCTGTACGCGGCGGTGGTGGCGATCCGCCTGCGGGAGCCGCAGCGCTCGGCCCCGACCGGGCCGGCGAAGGACGGCATCGGCTACGGAGTGGTCTTCCGGGACCGCCTGGCCCTGCTCCTGCTTCCCCTCTTCGGCGTCCAGCTCTTCGTGTACTCGCTGACCGAGGTCGCGCTCCCGCTCGCCGTCCGCGACAGCGGCCTCTCGCCGGCGGTGTACGGGGCGATGGCGGCCGTCAACGCGATCATGGTCGTCGCGCTGCAGCCCTTCGCGACCGCGTGGCTGGCGCGGCTCCCGCAGCTGGCGGTGCAGAGCGCGGGCAGCGGGCTGATCGCGGTGGGCGTCGCACTGACCGGCCTGGCCGACAGCGTCGCCGGCTACACGCTGTCCGTCATCGTCTGGTCGCTCGGTGAGGTCGTCGTGGCGGGCATCGCGGCCGGCATCTTCGCCAACCTGGCCCCGGCGCACGCCCGCGGCCGCTACCAGGGCGCTTTCAGCTGGACCTGGGGAGTGGCCCGCTTCGGGGCCCTCACCCTGGGAGTGACGACCTACACGACCCTGAGCCCGTCGGCGCTGTGGTGGACGGCACTGGTGGCGGGAACGGCCACGGCGGCGACCACCCTGTCCCTGCGCACCCGGGTGGAAGCCCGTACGAAGACCCACACCCTGGCGGCATGA
- a CDS encoding DUF5937 family protein, with protein MEAGLSFSAADLAQTRFAVSPMWEVVTSYRIVAHQPDSAPHGRWAAQVRPRLVRAGLDRGWLAALIPGQGYLADFLNPTPAGPFPTLGTELDAIRRASAADVRDDLDSLERKGGREPRLRMLREDPEAVLPKVADEIETYWELALAPYWARIQKVLEADVFHRARQVAEHGSARVLSELHETVRWDDGTLRLVRRHCALTRDQAGSGLLLVPSVFAWPRVLTRSVHPDPPQLAYPARGFGSVWEPRTTDATDAVAAVLGRSRTLLLTELDTPASTTQLATHCGMSAAGVSQHLIALRNAGLVTAHRSGRSVLYARTAVADQLLHP; from the coding sequence ATGGAAGCCGGGCTCAGTTTCTCCGCCGCCGATCTCGCCCAGACCCGTTTCGCCGTCTCCCCCATGTGGGAGGTCGTCACCAGCTACCGCATCGTCGCCCACCAGCCCGACTCCGCCCCGCACGGGCGCTGGGCCGCCCAGGTGCGGCCCCGGCTCGTCCGCGCCGGCCTCGACCGCGGCTGGCTCGCCGCGCTGATCCCCGGCCAGGGATACCTCGCCGACTTCCTCAACCCCACGCCCGCCGGGCCCTTCCCCACCCTCGGCACCGAGCTCGACGCCATCCGCCGCGCCTCCGCCGCGGACGTGCGGGACGACCTCGACTCGCTGGAGAGGAAAGGCGGCCGCGAGCCCCGGCTCCGGATGCTGCGCGAGGACCCCGAGGCCGTCCTCCCCAAGGTCGCCGACGAGATCGAGACGTACTGGGAGCTCGCCCTCGCCCCCTACTGGGCCCGCATCCAGAAGGTCCTGGAGGCCGACGTCTTCCACCGGGCGCGGCAGGTCGCCGAGCACGGTTCGGCGCGGGTGCTGAGCGAGCTCCACGAGACCGTACGGTGGGACGACGGCACCCTCCGGCTCGTACGGCGGCACTGCGCGCTCACCCGCGACCAGGCCGGCTCCGGGCTGCTGCTCGTCCCCTCCGTCTTCGCCTGGCCCCGCGTCCTCACCCGGTCCGTCCACCCCGACCCGCCCCAACTCGCGTACCCGGCACGTGGTTTCGGGAGCGTCTGGGAGCCCCGTACCACCGACGCCACGGACGCCGTCGCCGCCGTCCTCGGCCGCTCCCGCACCCTGCTCCTCACCGAGCTCGACACCCCCGCCTCCACCACCCAGCTCGCCACCCACTGCGGCATGTCCGCCGCCGGCGTCTCCCAGCACCTCATCGCCCTCCGCAACGCCGGCCTCGTCACCGCCCACCGCAGCGGCCGCTCCGTCCTCTACGCCCGCACCGCCGTCGCCGACCAACTCCTGCACCCCTAG
- a CDS encoding aldo/keto reductase → MRYRVLGGTGIDVSTYCLGTMMFGAVGNPDHQESVRIIHAALDQGINFVDTADMYSAGESEEIVGKALRDPRRREATVLATKVYFPVGGEGPNRGGSSRRWITLAVENSLKRLGTDWIDLYQVHRPDHRTDIEETLDVLGDLVTQGKIRAFGCSTFPAEEIVEAHAVAERRGLRRFRSEQPPYSLLARGVEANVLPTAQKYGMGVLTWSPLASGFLTGKYRKGQAIDLTSGRPALTPHRFDPSLPVNAAKLDAVEEFVALADEIGCSLPELAIAFVAAHPAVTSVIIGPRTMEQLEGLLKGAPVVLTDEALDRIDAIVPPGTNLYQPDGAWRSPVLTDSSLRRRPIGERAAG, encoded by the coding sequence ATGCGCTATCGGGTACTCGGCGGGACCGGGATCGACGTCAGCACCTACTGCCTCGGCACCATGATGTTCGGAGCCGTCGGCAATCCGGACCATCAGGAGTCCGTACGGATCATCCATGCCGCCCTCGACCAGGGCATCAACTTCGTGGACACGGCCGACATGTACTCGGCCGGCGAGTCCGAGGAGATCGTCGGCAAGGCGCTGCGCGACCCGCGGCGCCGGGAGGCGACCGTCCTCGCCACCAAGGTGTACTTCCCCGTCGGCGGCGAAGGGCCCAACAGGGGCGGCAGCTCGCGGCGTTGGATCACCCTCGCCGTCGAGAACAGCCTCAAGCGGCTCGGCACCGACTGGATCGACCTGTATCAAGTGCACCGGCCCGACCATCGGACCGACATCGAGGAGACCCTCGACGTCCTCGGCGACCTCGTCACCCAGGGGAAGATCCGGGCCTTCGGCTGCTCGACCTTCCCCGCCGAGGAGATCGTCGAGGCGCACGCCGTCGCCGAGCGGCGCGGGCTGCGCCGGTTCCGCTCCGAGCAGCCGCCGTACTCGCTGCTCGCGCGCGGCGTGGAGGCGAACGTGCTGCCCACCGCCCAGAAGTACGGGATGGGGGTGCTGACCTGGAGTCCGCTCGCGTCCGGCTTCCTCACGGGCAAGTACCGGAAGGGGCAGGCGATCGACCTGACCAGCGGGCGGCCCGCGCTCACCCCGCACCGCTTCGATCCCTCGCTGCCGGTCAACGCCGCCAAGCTCGACGCCGTCGAGGAGTTCGTCGCGCTGGCCGACGAGATCGGGTGCTCCCTGCCCGAGCTGGCGATCGCGTTCGTCGCCGCCCATCCGGCCGTGACGTCCGTGATCATCGGGCCCCGGACGATGGAGCAGCTGGAGGGGCTGTTGAAGGGCGCGCCGGTCGTCCTGACCGACGAGGCCCTCGACCGGATCGACGCGATCGTGCCGCCGGGGACCAACCTCTACCAGCCGGACGGCGCCTGGCGGTCGCCCGTCCTCACCGATTCCTCCCTGCGACGGCGGCCGATCGGCGAGCGCGCTGCCGGGTGA
- a CDS encoding helix-turn-helix transcriptional regulator produces the protein MIGMTIDRRELADFLRRSRERVRPQDAGLPAGPRRRTPGLRREEVAQLAGMSADYYIRLEQARGPQPSPQMLAALARALRLDTDGRDHLHLLAGHRPPAGATAGDHVAPGLLHLLDQLETTPAQVLSDLGDVLAQNAMAQSLLGGVCTVSEHGRNVVWRWFADPTNRAAYPAEEHAYYSRLHVADLRAAVGRRSGDPAATRLVERLRGASEEFAELWERHEVGVRRHSRMRVAHPVIGAVDLDCQVLLAPEGEQRLVLYTPPPGTDTGERLALLRVVGTEQFTTTP, from the coding sequence ATGATCGGCATGACGATCGACCGCCGAGAACTCGCCGACTTCCTGCGCCGTTCCCGCGAGCGGGTCCGCCCGCAGGACGCGGGCCTCCCGGCCGGACCCCGGCGCCGCACGCCCGGCCTGCGCCGCGAGGAGGTCGCCCAGCTCGCCGGCATGTCCGCCGACTACTACATCCGCCTGGAGCAGGCCCGCGGCCCACAGCCCTCGCCGCAGATGCTCGCCGCGCTCGCCCGCGCGCTGCGCCTCGACACCGACGGGCGCGACCACCTCCACCTCCTCGCCGGCCACCGCCCGCCCGCCGGCGCCACGGCCGGCGACCACGTCGCACCCGGCCTGCTCCACCTGCTCGACCAGCTGGAGACGACCCCCGCGCAGGTCCTGAGCGACCTCGGGGACGTCCTCGCCCAGAACGCGATGGCCCAGTCCCTGCTCGGCGGGGTGTGCACGGTGTCGGAGCACGGACGGAACGTGGTGTGGCGCTGGTTCGCCGACCCGACGAACCGTGCGGCGTACCCGGCCGAGGAGCACGCGTACTACAGCCGCCTCCACGTCGCCGACCTGCGCGCGGCCGTCGGCCGCCGCTCCGGCGACCCGGCCGCCACCCGGCTGGTGGAACGCCTGCGCGGGGCGAGCGAGGAGTTCGCCGAGCTCTGGGAGCGCCACGAGGTGGGGGTCCGCCGGCACAGCCGGATGCGGGTCGCGCACCCGGTGATCGGCGCGGTCGACCTGGACTGCCAGGTGCTGCTCGCCCCGGAGGGCGAACAGCGCCTCGTCCTCTACACCCCGCCGCCGGGCACGGACACGGGGGAGCGCCTGGCCCTGCTGCGGGTGGTGGGCACGGAACAGTTCACGACGACGCCGTAG
- a CDS encoding alpha/beta fold hydrolase, with translation MATVTVGTARVHYDIEGSGDGPALLLVHGTGSGGAVVNWGQTAPRFTGDRRVITLDLSGADRTVDDGGPLTVETLAAQVVAVIEDAGTGPVDLLGFSMGASVSAAVAALRPDLVERLVLVAGWAYTDGDEYLRNLFTLWQRLGEFDPAGFGRSVTMTGFSRGFLNSIGREGVEALVPNMPPTPGTLRHVALDLTVDIRALLPRIEAETLVVGGTQDITVPVENSRELHAAIAGSTYAEIDAGHVMFFEKEDEFVKTVTGFLGSAAA, from the coding sequence ATGGCCACCGTCACCGTCGGCACCGCCCGCGTCCACTACGACATCGAGGGCTCGGGCGACGGGCCCGCCCTCCTCCTCGTCCACGGCACCGGCTCCGGCGGCGCCGTCGTCAACTGGGGGCAGACCGCGCCGCGTTTCACCGGCGACCGCCGGGTCATCACTCTGGACCTGTCCGGTGCCGACCGGACCGTCGACGACGGCGGGCCGCTGACCGTCGAGACGCTCGCCGCGCAGGTCGTCGCGGTGATCGAGGACGCGGGCACCGGTCCGGTGGACCTCCTCGGGTTCTCGATGGGGGCCTCCGTGTCGGCGGCCGTCGCCGCGCTCCGCCCGGACCTGGTGGAGCGGCTGGTGCTGGTGGCGGGGTGGGCGTACACCGACGGCGACGAGTACCTGCGGAACCTGTTCACGCTGTGGCAGCGGCTCGGCGAGTTCGATCCGGCGGGTTTCGGGCGGAGCGTGACGATGACCGGCTTCAGCCGTGGCTTCCTCAACTCGATCGGCCGCGAGGGCGTCGAGGCGCTCGTCCCGAACATGCCGCCCACGCCGGGCACCCTGCGGCACGTGGCGCTCGACCTGACGGTCGACATCCGCGCGCTGCTGCCCCGGATCGAGGCGGAGACGCTGGTCGTCGGGGGCACGCAGGACATCACCGTGCCGGTGGAGAACAGCCGGGAGCTGCACGCGGCGATCGCCGGCAGCACGTACGCGGAGATCGACGCCGGTCACGTCATGTTCTTCGAGAAGGAGGACGAGTTCGTGAAGACGGTGACGGGGTTCCTCGGCTCGGCCGCCGCCTGA
- a CDS encoding winged helix DNA-binding domain-containing protein, with protein MGDTRFIGAAERRARLGVRHRLAGSARAGSAAEVGDALVALHGTDPASVFLAVAARLAEGVEPVGAVERALYEDGALVRMHGMRHTVFVFPASLAAAVQASTTRPAAVRERTTLLKHLAAGSDFDEDWLAETERLVLAELAARGEATGTELGAAVPRLRSTYVYGPGTRQEGPQSVASRVLRVLGMEGRIVRGRPQGTWTSSRFRWAVAGAHPVLDPARARAELLGHWLGACGPATEADLTWWTGWKVTDVRKALVAVGALPVTVDEGTGFVLPDDLGAVPEPEPWAALLPALDPTAMGWQGRDWYLDPAHRAALYDRSGNIGPTVWWNGRIVGGWAQRPDGAVAHRLLADVGAEAERAIGAEAVRLARWVGHVRVTPRFRTPLERELSAG; from the coding sequence ATGGGAGACACCAGGTTCATCGGCGCGGCGGAGCGGCGGGCCCGGCTCGGGGTGCGGCACCGGCTGGCGGGGAGCGCGCGGGCGGGGTCGGCGGCGGAGGTCGGGGACGCGCTCGTGGCGCTGCACGGGACGGATCCGGCGAGCGTGTTCCTCGCGGTGGCGGCGCGGCTGGCCGAGGGCGTCGAGCCGGTGGGGGCGGTGGAGCGGGCGCTGTACGAGGACGGGGCGCTGGTCCGGATGCACGGCATGCGGCACACGGTCTTCGTCTTCCCCGCCTCCCTCGCCGCCGCCGTCCAGGCCTCGACGACCCGGCCGGCGGCCGTCCGTGAACGCACCACGCTCCTCAAGCACTTGGCGGCCGGCAGCGACTTCGACGAGGACTGGCTCGCGGAGACCGAGCGGCTCGTCCTCGCGGAGCTGGCCGCCCGGGGCGAGGCGACCGGGACCGAACTGGGCGCGGCCGTACCGAGGTTGAGGTCGACGTACGTGTACGGGCCGGGGACCCGTCAGGAAGGGCCGCAGTCCGTGGCGAGCCGGGTGCTGCGGGTGCTGGGCATGGAGGGCCGGATCGTACGGGGCCGGCCGCAGGGGACGTGGACGTCGAGCCGCTTCCGGTGGGCGGTCGCCGGGGCCCACCCCGTACTGGACCCGGCCCGGGCGCGGGCGGAGCTGCTGGGGCACTGGCTCGGGGCGTGCGGTCCGGCGACCGAGGCGGACCTGACGTGGTGGACGGGGTGGAAGGTCACGGACGTGCGCAAGGCGCTCGTGGCGGTGGGGGCGCTGCCGGTGACGGTGGACGAGGGGACGGGTTTCGTCCTGCCGGACGACCTCGGGGCCGTACCGGAGCCGGAGCCGTGGGCGGCGCTGCTGCCCGCGCTCGACCCGACGGCGATGGGCTGGCAGGGCCGCGACTGGTACCTGGACCCGGCCCATCGGGCGGCGCTGTACGACCGCAGCGGGAACATCGGGCCGACGGTGTGGTGGAACGGCCGGATCGTCGGCGGCTGGGCGCAGCGCCCGGACGGCGCCGTCGCCCACCGGCTCCTCGCCGACGTGGGCGCGGAGGCGGAGCGGGCGATCGGGGCGGAGGCGGTGCGGCTCGCGCGGTGGGTGGGGCACGTCCGGGTGACGCCCCGCTTCCGGACCCCGCTGGAGCGGGAGCTCAGTGCCGGTTAG
- a CDS encoding YciI family protein produces MKYLVMVQGSQADYEAMTGHGSAQSPAWDKTQLKAMFDHMNAINEEVSASGEMIDAQGLAAPSTTRFVTVDADGKPLVTDGPYAETKEVLAGYWVLDCASLDRVTEIAAQVARCPVPPGSPDYPVVIRPIDETGPSQD; encoded by the coding sequence ATGAAGTACCTGGTGATGGTGCAGGGGTCGCAGGCCGACTACGAGGCGATGACGGGCCACGGCTCCGCGCAGAGCCCCGCCTGGGACAAGACGCAGCTCAAGGCGATGTTCGACCACATGAACGCGATCAACGAGGAGGTGTCCGCGAGCGGCGAGATGATCGACGCCCAGGGCCTCGCCGCCCCGTCCACGACCCGCTTCGTCACGGTGGACGCCGACGGGAAGCCACTCGTCACCGACGGCCCGTACGCCGAGACCAAGGAGGTCCTCGCCGGCTACTGGGTCCTCGACTGCGCCTCCCTGGACCGGGTCACCGAGATCGCCGCCCAGGTGGCCCGCTGCCCGGTCCCGCCCGGCTCCCCGGACTACCCGGTGGTCATCCGCCCGATCGACGAGACGGGCCCGTCCCAGGACTGA